A single window of Desulfovibrio sp. JC010 DNA harbors:
- a CDS encoding M20/M25/M40 family metallo-hydrolase, which translates to MINKERILDLFFNLVRIDSPSLQEKEVAVYLREKMEKRGYVVREDKAGELSGGNTGNLIVHIPATGEGDPIAFSAHMDCVQPCLGVEPVIEGDLVRSAGDTVLGGDDKAGIAIAIEALNHLEDESIAHPDIYFIFSICEESGMHGAKNMDTDLLPAKDIIVLDSGGAVGTVVTGAPAKAGITMTFTGKSAHAGIAPEEGISAIQIAAEAVSKMNLLRIDESTTANLGRIEGGSVTNIVTDSAILTAEARSLYDDSLDKQLKHMETCCADAVQKIGGEYKFEYEISYPALHVADDSAVLAKVEHACKNIGITPRRGPTGGGSDANILYGKGYNALALGIGMSKVHTTEEFITIESLTSCSELVAEIMKS; encoded by the coding sequence ATGATAAATAAAGAGCGAATTCTTGACCTTTTTTTCAATCTTGTGCGTATTGACAGTCCTTCCCTTCAGGAGAAGGAAGTTGCTGTTTATCTACGTGAAAAAATGGAAAAAAGAGGTTATGTTGTCCGTGAAGATAAGGCGGGCGAACTCAGCGGCGGTAATACCGGAAATCTGATAGTCCATATTCCGGCTACGGGCGAAGGTGACCCCATTGCCTTTTCTGCTCATATGGATTGTGTGCAGCCCTGCCTCGGAGTGGAACCTGTCATTGAAGGAGATCTGGTGCGCAGTGCCGGGGATACAGTTCTGGGCGGTGATGACAAGGCCGGAATTGCCATTGCCATAGAAGCACTGAACCATCTGGAAGACGAATCCATTGCCCACCCGGATATCTATTTTATTTTTTCCATCTGCGAAGAATCAGGCATGCACGGTGCTAAAAATATGGATACCGACCTGCTGCCTGCCAAGGATATCATCGTGCTTGATTCCGGGGGAGCTGTTGGAACTGTAGTCACCGGTGCACCCGCCAAAGCCGGGATTACCATGACCTTTACCGGTAAATCCGCACATGCCGGAATCGCCCCGGAAGAGGGCATCAGTGCCATTCAGATAGCCGCTGAAGCTGTATCCAAAATGAATCTGCTGCGCATTGACGAAAGCACCACTGCCAACCTCGGACGCATAGAAGGCGGATCCGTTACCAATATTGTAACCGACTCCGCAATTTTGACTGCCGAAGCCCGTTCGCTGTATGATGATTCGCTCGACAAGCAGCTTAAGCACATGGAAACGTGCTGTGCTGATGCTGTGCAGAAAATCGGCGGCGAGTATAAATTTGAATATGAAATTTCATACCCCGCATTGCATGTTGCTGATGACAGTGCGGTGCTGGCAAAAGTGGAGCATGCCTGCAAAAACATAGGAATTACACCGCGCAGGGGACCGACCGGCGGTGGAAGTGATGCCAATATCCTTTATGGAAAAGGGTATAATGCCCTGGCTCTTGGAATCGGCATGAGCAAAGTGCACACAACAGAAGAATTTATTACCATCGAAAGCCTGACCAGTTGTTCAGAACTGGTGGCAGAGATTATGAAAAGTTAG
- the tsaA gene encoding tRNA (N6-threonylcarbamoyladenosine(37)-N6)-methyltransferase TrmO yields MPLPEKDAIIFHPIGYIRSPHKTLEGMPIQPSGAKDFTGTVELHGALEEGLQDLEGFSHIILLYHFHENDGYKLKVKPFMDTVERGLFSTRAPRRPNMIGMSTVELLRIEGNILHIKGVDVLDGTPLIDIKPYVKKFDAVPADRFGWLESNAEKSETIRSDERFKNE; encoded by the coding sequence ATGCCTTTACCTGAGAAAGATGCCATTATTTTTCATCCCATCGGATATATCCGCTCGCCCCATAAAACCCTTGAGGGGATGCCTATTCAGCCTTCCGGGGCAAAAGATTTTACGGGAACAGTTGAACTGCACGGTGCCCTTGAAGAAGGATTACAGGACCTTGAAGGCTTTTCACACATAATCCTTTTGTATCATTTTCATGAAAATGACGGCTACAAGCTGAAGGTTAAACCGTTCATGGATACTGTGGAGCGGGGACTTTTTTCCACCCGTGCGCCGCGCAGGCCGAACATGATCGGCATGTCCACTGTGGAGTTGCTCAGGATTGAGGGCAATATTCTGCATATCAAGGGTGTTGATGTGCTGGACGGAACTCCGCTTATCGACATCAAACCTTACGTAAAGAAATTTGATGCTGTGCCGGCAGATCGCTTCGGCTGGCTGGAGAGCAATGCGGAAAAGTCCGAAACCATTCGCTCCGATGAAAGATTCAAGAATGAGTAA
- a CDS encoding amino acid ABC transporter substrate-binding protein, whose product MFIYIFRTIIFGICFVCLVGTAERACAVETITIPFTPPNDHRSDYNLDLLKLALDKSVPKYGDYKLKIYDLPTEQLRALRLMKDGRGIDLTWSMTSKEREKEFLPIRIPMQKGLLAHRIFLIKPKDQHAFNKVKNVEDLKKFRAGQGYDWPDTEILQKNGLPTTTCSRYQFCFIMLNEKRFDYFPRGVCEPWGEIKEHLDMDLTVEKTILLRYPSPLYFFVSRDNPALAKRVEYGLRLALKDGSFDKLFYNHPMMKEAFEKAKLSQRKIIDIENPNLPPETPIDDKSLWINLNKVP is encoded by the coding sequence ATGTTTATTTATATATTTCGAACCATTATATTTGGGATTTGTTTTGTCTGCCTTGTTGGTACGGCTGAAAGAGCATGTGCAGTAGAAACAATAACCATCCCCTTCACTCCGCCCAATGACCATAGAAGTGATTACAATCTTGACCTGCTAAAGCTGGCTTTGGATAAATCCGTTCCGAAATACGGTGATTATAAATTAAAAATATACGACCTACCCACTGAACAATTAAGAGCCCTGCGGTTGATGAAAGACGGCAGAGGCATTGATTTGACTTGGTCCATGACCTCAAAAGAACGGGAAAAAGAATTTCTGCCTATCCGCATTCCCATGCAGAAAGGTCTGTTGGCCCACAGGATATTCCTTATAAAACCTAAGGATCAGCACGCGTTCAACAAAGTAAAAAACGTTGAAGATCTTAAAAAATTTCGGGCCGGGCAAGGATACGATTGGCCGGACACTGAAATTTTACAAAAAAACGGACTTCCGACTACAACCTGTTCCCGCTATCAGTTTTGCTTCATTATGCTGAATGAGAAGAGATTTGACTATTTTCCGCGTGGTGTGTGTGAACCCTGGGGTGAAATAAAAGAACATCTGGATATGGATCTTACGGTTGAGAAAACAATTCTGCTCCGCTATCCGTCACCGCTTTATTTTTTCGTAAGTCGCGATAATCCAGCACTTGCCAAGCGCGTAGAATATGGTCTGCGATTGGCACTGAAAGACGGATCATTCGACAAATTATTCTACAATCACCCAATGATGAAAGAAGCTTTTGAAAAAGCGAAACTGTCTCAGCGAAAGATTATTGACATTGAAAATCCTAACCTTCCGCCTGAAACACCGATTGATGACAAATCACTCTGGATTAATCTTAATAAGGTCCCATAA
- a CDS encoding amino acid ABC transporter substrate-binding protein gives MGLDKTIPEYGEYKLVHYHIPSEQLRSLRLIKHNKGMDVGWAETTIQREEEFQPIRIPIQKGLISHRIFIIKPENQAAFNKVKSIDDLKKYRAGQGYDWPDTEILKLNELPTTTCPQYRLCFIMLNQDRFEYFPRGVVEPWDEIRQHPEMDLTVEKKLMLRYPSPLYFFVSKNNTKLAERIEKGLMMAIEDGSFDELFYNHPQIRPALKKAKLKQRIIIDLNNPIMPPKTPLNDQRLWIDIDKIPD, from the coding sequence TTGGGACTTGATAAAACAATTCCGGAGTATGGTGAATACAAATTAGTACACTATCATATCCCATCAGAACAGCTTCGCTCTCTCCGCCTGATAAAGCATAACAAAGGAATGGATGTCGGCTGGGCTGAAACCACAATTCAACGAGAAGAAGAATTTCAACCTATTCGTATTCCCATCCAGAAAGGACTTATATCACACAGGATTTTTATTATTAAACCTGAGAATCAGGCTGCCTTCAACAAAGTTAAATCCATTGATGATTTAAAAAAATACCGTGCTGGACAAGGTTACGACTGGCCGGATACGGAAATTCTCAAACTTAATGAACTTCCCACAACCACATGTCCGCAATACCGACTCTGCTTTATCATGCTCAATCAGGATCGTTTTGAATATTTTCCGCGCGGAGTTGTTGAACCATGGGATGAAATACGGCAACACCCGGAAATGGATCTGACCGTCGAAAAGAAATTAATGCTGCGATACCCTTCACCGCTTTATTTCTTTGTAAGTAAGAATAACACAAAGCTGGCCGAACGTATTGAGAAGGGATTGATGATGGCCATTGAAGACGGATCTTTCGATGAACTCTTTTACAACCATCCCCAAATCCGTCCCGCTTTAAAAAAAGCCAAGCTTAAACAACGCATAATCATCGATCTTAATAACCCGATCATGCCCCCGAAAACTCCATTAAATGACCAAAGGCTCTGGATCGATATTGACAAAATCCCGGATTAG
- a CDS encoding cytochrome c3 family protein: MKKLLIACLCLMGIVFVAIGAGAQEDFTAPDDDLVINFIKGKSDKDHGVVFNHSSHENYECADCHHKMKKTGEPTSCADCHTNFAPVPEKGYKSYFKAMHYKRKDLKRASCLGCHVKEFGNDKELTGCVNSACHPEGIR, from the coding sequence ATGAAAAAATTATTGATCGCATGCCTGTGTCTGATGGGCATTGTATTCGTTGCCATCGGCGCGGGCGCACAGGAAGACTTCACCGCCCCGGATGATGATCTGGTCATCAACTTCATCAAGGGCAAAAGTGATAAAGACCATGGTGTTGTCTTCAACCATTCGAGCCACGAAAACTATGAATGCGCAGACTGCCACCACAAAATGAAAAAGACAGGCGAACCGACCAGCTGTGCTGATTGTCATACCAACTTCGCTCCGGTTCCGGAGAAGGGCTACAAGTCCTACTTCAAGGCCATGCACTACAAGCGTAAAGACCTTAAACGCGCTTCCTGCCTAGGCTGCCACGTGAAGGAATTCGGTAATGACAAGGAATTGACCGGCTGCGTTAACTCCGCCTGCCATCCTGAGGGAATCAGATAA
- a CDS encoding 4Fe-4S dicluster domain-containing protein: MSGKSFFVDLSLCTACRGCQVACKQWKKLPAEQTRNVGSHQNPQDLSSKTIRLVRFSEARDEDGKFRWLFFPEQCRHCIEPPCKYIANMYKPGSVVQDEKTGAVIMTDKAVLPKGKVEGWEMCPYNVPRQDPKTGLFSKCDMCIDRVEMGMQPACVQSCPTGTMNFGDRADMLKLAEERLAVVKKTNPNAYLADPEDVRVIYLCETKPESYHETLVASADQRKTIMAGVSPSKTSRRGFLTALKNKA; this comes from the coding sequence ATGTCCGGTAAAAGCTTCTTTGTAGACCTCTCCTTGTGTACCGCCTGCCGTGGTTGTCAGGTTGCCTGTAAACAATGGAAAAAGCTGCCTGCGGAACAGACCCGCAACGTGGGTTCACATCAGAACCCGCAGGACCTTTCTTCCAAAACCATTCGTCTGGTGCGCTTCAGCGAAGCCCGCGACGAAGACGGCAAATTCCGCTGGCTGTTCTTCCCGGAACAGTGCCGCCACTGCATAGAGCCGCCCTGTAAGTACATCGCAAATATGTACAAGCCCGGTTCTGTAGTACAGGACGAAAAGACCGGGGCAGTAATCATGACCGACAAGGCCGTGCTGCCCAAAGGTAAGGTGGAAGGCTGGGAAATGTGTCCTTACAACGTTCCCCGTCAGGACCCGAAAACAGGTCTCTTCTCCAAGTGCGATATGTGCATTGACCGCGTGGAAATGGGCATGCAGCCTGCCTGCGTACAGAGCTGCCCCACCGGCACCATGAACTTCGGTGACCGTGCGGATATGCTCAAGCTGGCCGAGGAAAGACTTGCGGTAGTAAAAAAGACCAACCCCAACGCCTACCTCGCCGATCCCGAGGATGTGCGCGTGATCTACCTTTGCGAAACCAAGCCGGAAAGCTATCACGAAACTCTCGTGGCTTCCGCTGACCAGCGCAAAACCATCATGGCCGGGGTAAGTCCTTCTAAAACGTCAAGACGCGGCTTCCTCACCGCTCTTAAAAATAAAGCCTAG
- the fdnG gene encoding formate dehydrogenase-N subunit alpha yields the protein MNINRRDFVKLTTAAAAGIAAVPAFGGLGKAFANTAEERARQLSPKWTKQTTSVCAFCSVGCGLLVNTDIETKRALNVEGDPDHPINEGSLCAKGAATIQMTENPKRPGKFLYRAPYAEEWEEKDWDFCKKRIAKLIKKSRDESFEKKNAKGQVVNRTMGIASLGSAALDNEECYAMHAFMRSLGLVYVEHQARIUHSATVAALVESFGRGAMTNHWNDLQNSDCILIMGSNAAENHPISFKWATKAQLKGGKIIHVDPRFTRTSARSDVYIPLRSGTDIAVLGGMINYIIKNKRYFHKYMVDYTNASFIVGDKFEFEDGIFSGFDSKTNSYDKSKWAFELDEKGLPKKDESLQDPNCVFQILKKHFSRYTPEKVSSISGVSEKELEVLYDTYTATGKPDKSGTIMYAMGWTQHSVGVQNIRAMAIIQLMLGNIGVAGGGVNALRGECNVQGSTDYALLYHILPGYLKTPLAGQDTLEIYNDTYTPKSNDPESANWWQHYPKYSASLIKAMYSDDTPEQGYQYLPRLDNHKASQYSWIPLIDRMYRDKFSGGLIWGMNPACSSSDAIKTRKALGKLDWMVNVNLFQCETSDFWKGPEIDTKKCKTETFFIPCASAIEKEGSVSNSGRWMQWRYKGPEPFGDVLTDGHYFHEIWEELKHLYEKEGGVYPEPITHLSFENMCEENDHGHMEFSARKTAKLCNGWFTRDVEVKGKKFKKGQQVPSFAYLQADGSTTSGNWLYCNSVTDTENRGMRHDSTQTKEQANIGLFPNWTWCWPVNRRILYNRASVDEKGQPWAPKKAVIKWNGSKWVGDVPDGGWKPGTRHPFIMRKHGYGQLFGPGRADGPLPEYYEPLECPVDKHPFSRTLHNPTAVQVEGEEKAVCDPRYPFVGTTYRITEHWQTGSMTRWQDWLVEAEPQMFVEISPELAKLRGIENGEKVTIESVRGSLWAIAMVTERIQPYNINGTDVHMVGMPWHYGWVTPINGGDSANIVTPNVGDPNTGIPEYKAFMVNIRKWKEGDK from the coding sequence ATGAACATTAATCGTAGAGATTTTGTAAAGCTGACGACCGCGGCAGCTGCGGGGATAGCCGCTGTTCCGGCGTTCGGCGGGCTTGGTAAAGCCTTTGCGAACACAGCCGAGGAACGGGCAAGGCAGCTCAGTCCCAAATGGACCAAGCAGACCACATCAGTCTGTGCATTCTGTTCCGTGGGTTGCGGCCTGCTGGTCAACACAGACATTGAGACCAAACGCGCCCTTAACGTGGAAGGCGATCCCGACCACCCCATCAATGAAGGCTCACTCTGCGCCAAGGGTGCGGCCACCATTCAGATGACCGAGAACCCCAAGCGTCCCGGAAAATTCCTGTACCGTGCGCCTTACGCCGAGGAATGGGAAGAAAAAGATTGGGATTTCTGTAAAAAACGCATCGCGAAGCTGATCAAAAAATCTCGCGATGAAAGCTTTGAAAAGAAAAATGCCAAGGGACAGGTCGTCAACCGCACCATGGGTATCGCCTCCCTCGGTTCCGCTGCACTGGATAACGAAGAATGTTATGCCATGCACGCTTTCATGAGATCTCTCGGCCTGGTCTATGTTGAGCACCAGGCGCGTATCTGACACAGCGCAACTGTTGCGGCTCTGGTAGAGTCGTTCGGACGCGGTGCGATGACCAACCACTGGAATGATCTTCAGAACAGTGATTGTATTTTAATCATGGGCAGTAATGCTGCCGAAAACCATCCCATTTCCTTTAAATGGGCCACAAAGGCGCAGCTCAAAGGCGGCAAGATTATTCATGTTGACCCGCGCTTTACCCGTACCTCCGCAAGGTCCGATGTATACATCCCCCTGCGTTCCGGTACTGATATCGCCGTGCTCGGCGGGATGATCAACTACATCATCAAGAACAAGCGTTACTTCCATAAATATATGGTGGACTACACCAACGCTTCCTTCATCGTAGGTGATAAATTCGAATTCGAAGACGGCATCTTCTCCGGTTTTGATTCCAAGACCAACTCCTACGATAAATCCAAATGGGCTTTTGAACTGGACGAAAAGGGCCTTCCCAAAAAGGATGAATCCCTTCAGGACCCCAATTGCGTATTCCAGATTCTCAAAAAGCACTTCTCCCGTTATACTCCGGAAAAAGTATCCTCCATCTCCGGTGTATCCGAGAAAGAACTGGAAGTGCTTTACGACACCTACACTGCCACCGGTAAGCCGGACAAATCCGGTACCATCATGTATGCCATGGGCTGGACCCAGCACTCTGTGGGCGTACAGAACATCCGTGCCATGGCCATCATCCAGCTCATGCTCGGTAATATCGGTGTTGCAGGCGGCGGCGTAAACGCCCTGCGCGGAGAGTGTAACGTTCAGGGTTCCACTGACTATGCCCTGCTCTACCACATTCTGCCCGGCTACCTCAAAACTCCCCTGGCAGGTCAGGACACTCTTGAAATATACAACGACACTTATACACCCAAGAGTAATGACCCCGAATCCGCAAACTGGTGGCAGCATTATCCCAAGTACTCGGCCAGCCTGATCAAGGCCATGTACTCCGATGATACCCCGGAACAGGGCTATCAGTATTTGCCCCGCCTTGATAACCACAAGGCCAGCCAGTACTCTTGGATTCCGCTCATCGACCGCATGTATCGCGACAAATTCAGCGGCGGACTTATCTGGGGTATGAACCCGGCCTGCTCCAGCTCCGATGCCATCAAGACCCGTAAGGCTCTCGGCAAACTGGACTGGATGGTCAACGTCAACCTCTTCCAATGCGAAACCAGTGATTTCTGGAAAGGCCCTGAAATCGACACCAAGAAGTGCAAAACTGAAACCTTCTTCATCCCCTGTGCATCAGCTATCGAGAAAGAAGGTTCCGTTTCCAACTCCGGTCGCTGGATGCAGTGGCGTTATAAAGGTCCCGAACCGTTCGGCGATGTTTTGACTGACGGCCACTATTTCCATGAAATCTGGGAAGAGCTTAAACACCTTTATGAAAAAGAAGGTGGCGTTTACCCCGAGCCCATCACCCATCTGAGCTTCGAAAACATGTGTGAAGAGAACGATCACGGCCACATGGAGTTCAGTGCGCGCAAAACCGCCAAGCTCTGCAACGGCTGGTTCACCCGCGATGTGGAAGTAAAAGGTAAAAAATTCAAAAAAGGTCAACAGGTTCCCAGTTTCGCTTACCTGCAGGCAGACGGTTCCACTACCTCCGGTAACTGGCTGTACTGTAACTCCGTAACCGATACTGAAAACCGCGGCATGCGCCACGACTCCACCCAGACCAAGGAACAGGCCAATATCGGACTCTTCCCCAACTGGACATGGTGCTGGCCTGTAAACCGCCGCATCCTATACAACAGAGCTTCTGTCGATGAAAAAGGACAGCCTTGGGCACCCAAGAAGGCCGTTATCAAATGGAACGGTTCCAAGTGGGTGGGCGATGTGCCTGACGGCGGATGGAAACCCGGTACCCGTCATCCGTTCATCATGCGTAAGCACGGTTACGGACAGCTCTTCGGTCCCGGCCGCGCTGACGGTCCCCTGCCGGAATACTACGAACCGCTGGAATGCCCGGTTGATAAGCATCCCTTCTCCAGGACCCTGCACAACCCCACGGCGGTTCAGGTCGAAGGTGAAGAAAAGGCAGTCTGCGATCCGCGTTACCCGTTCGTCGGTACCACCTACCGTATCACTGAACATTGGCAGACCGGCTCCATGACCCGCTGGCAGGACTGGCTGGTTGAGGCCGAACCGCAGATGTTCGTGGAAATCAGCCCCGAGCTGGCCAAGCTGCGCGGCATTGAAAACGGCGAAAAAGTCACCATCGAAAGTGTGCGTGGTTCACTCTGGGCAATTGCTATGGTTACCGAACGCATCCAGCCTTACAACATCAACGGAACCGACGTTCACATGGTCGGTATGCCCTGGCATTACGGCTGGGTAACCCCCATAAACGGCGGTGATTCCGCAAACATCGTAACCCCCAACGTGGGTGACCCGAACACCGGTATTCCTGAATACAAGGCCTTCATGGTCAACATCCGCAAGTGGAAGGAGGGTGACAAATAA
- a CDS encoding class I SAM-dependent methyltransferase has product MFKELRDINSRPLPFEFYTASDLWTDEHIAKQMLKYHLNPDIDAASRNREFIADSSEWMINRFELNDCKKVADFGCGPGLYTTAFAQAGAEVTGIDFSANSLGYAREQADSSGLIINYIKTNYLELQTDKRFDLITMIMCDFCALSPAQRMMLIQKFHTLLKSGGSILLDVFSLQAFNDLEEKCVFEPNLMDGFWSADNYYGFMRRFKYETEKVILEKYDIIEETKTRTIYNWLQYFRPEDLQAEFKFCGFSKMELLGSVAGNKYQSKSNEFAVILRK; this is encoded by the coding sequence ATGTTTAAAGAACTTAGGGACATAAACTCACGTCCCCTTCCTTTTGAATTCTATACTGCTTCCGACCTGTGGACCGATGAGCACATCGCCAAACAGATGCTCAAGTATCACTTGAATCCTGATATCGATGCAGCCTCCCGCAACCGCGAATTTATTGCCGATTCGTCCGAATGGATGATTAACCGTTTTGAATTGAATGACTGCAAAAAAGTCGCAGACTTTGGGTGCGGTCCCGGTCTCTACACTACTGCTTTTGCGCAGGCTGGAGCAGAGGTCACCGGAATTGATTTTTCCGCAAATTCACTTGGCTATGCCCGTGAACAAGCGGACAGTTCCGGACTTATAATTAACTACATCAAAACCAATTATCTGGAATTACAAACGGATAAACGTTTTGACCTCATTACTATGATTATGTGCGACTTTTGCGCGCTGAGCCCAGCGCAACGCATGATGCTGATCCAGAAATTCCATACCCTGCTTAAATCCGGCGGATCAATTCTTCTGGATGTGTTTTCGCTTCAGGCATTCAACGATCTAGAGGAAAAGTGCGTTTTTGAACCGAACCTGATGGACGGATTCTGGTCTGCTGATAATTATTACGGATTCATGCGCAGATTCAAGTATGAAACTGAAAAGGTGATTCTAGAAAAATATGACATCATAGAAGAAACCAAGACACGAACCATTTATAATTGGCTCCAATACTTCAGGCCCGAAGATTTGCAGGCTGAATTCAAGTTTTGCGGATTCAGCAAAATGGAATTGCTGGGCAGTGTGGCCGGAAACAAGTACCAAAGTAAAAGCAATGAATTTGCGGTCATTCTACGTAAGTAG
- a CDS encoding type II toxin-antitoxin system HicA family toxin, producing the protein MTSKELIKQLEKDGWHKVNSVGSHWQFKHPSKSGRVTVPHPKKDLPVGTLKSIEKQAGLKLR; encoded by the coding sequence ATGACATCTAAAGAACTAATTAAACAATTGGAAAAAGATGGCTGGCACAAAGTTAATAGTGTGGGCAGTCATTGGCAATTTAAACATCCAAGTAAATCCGGTAGAGTGACGGTTCCACACCCCAAAAAAGACCTTCCTGTAGGAACACTCAAGTCTATTGAGAAACAGGCAGGTTTAAAATTGCGGTAA
- a CDS encoding type II toxin-antitoxin system HicB family antitoxin, translating to MASYYAVIHKEGASDYGVSFPDFPGCISAGSTLEEAEVMAKEALDFHVDGMKEDGEEIPVPNLDFKGIYEEYSKDEDFHSLMLINIPEKVKRVRVNISVPEQDLKFIDTVADKYGMDRSAFLVLAAKKIGTGACEL from the coding sequence ATGGCAAGTTACTATGCAGTAATCCATAAAGAAGGTGCCTCTGATTACGGTGTATCCTTCCCGGATTTCCCCGGATGTATTTCTGCGGGATCAACTCTGGAAGAAGCCGAAGTCATGGCTAAGGAAGCCCTTGATTTCCATGTAGATGGAATGAAAGAGGACGGAGAGGAAATTCCTGTCCCGAATCTTGATTTCAAGGGTATTTATGAAGAATATTCAAAGGATGAGGATTTCCATAGCCTCATGCTCATTAACATTCCTGAGAAGGTCAAACGGGTTCGGGTAAACATCAGTGTCCCTGAACAGGACCTGAAATTTATTGATACCGTTGCTGACAAATACGGAATGGACAGGTCTGCTTTTCTGGTTCTTGCAGCTAAGAAGATAGGGACCGGAGCGTGCGAGCTTTAA
- the gcvT gene encoding glycine cleavage system aminomethyltransferase GcvT: MTALRTTPLTEWHRENGAKLVPFAGFEMPVQYAGIIVEHKQTREKVGVFDISHMGEFKLSGKGAKDALNKLVTQNLDTLAPGKCRYGFLPNEKGGVLDDLIIYCLAEDSYMLVVNGSCEEGDFNWIDSALPEGLNFENVSYETAKIDLQGPLALDVLESVFGRDFKHLKYFNFEETEFDGYKLIISRTGYTGELGYEFYLPSDKALSLWEKLVADERVDPIGLGARDTLRLECGYPLYGQDLDTEHNPREGGYGFLLPADAYTDVKELLIPLTIEGRRAARHGDKVEIDGKEVGVVTSGSFSPTLGYSIALAYVAADAAEADAFTINNGKKGLEAKKGELPFYKEGTARKKLD, from the coding sequence TTGACAGCACTGCGCACTACCCCCCTGACTGAGTGGCACCGTGAAAACGGCGCAAAACTTGTTCCTTTTGCCGGATTTGAAATGCCTGTCCAGTATGCCGGCATTATCGTTGAGCATAAGCAAACCCGTGAAAAGGTCGGCGTGTTCGATATCAGCCACATGGGTGAATTCAAACTCAGCGGCAAAGGAGCCAAAGACGCACTGAACAAGCTGGTTACCCAAAATCTGGATACCCTCGCTCCGGGCAAATGCCGTTACGGATTCCTGCCTAATGAAAAAGGCGGCGTGCTTGACGACCTGATCATCTACTGCCTTGCTGAAGATTCCTACATGCTGGTAGTAAACGGTTCCTGCGAAGAAGGTGATTTCAACTGGATTGATTCCGCACTTCCGGAAGGATTGAATTTCGAAAATGTTTCCTACGAGACAGCCAAGATCGACCTGCAGGGGCCTCTGGCTCTTGATGTTCTGGAATCTGTTTTCGGCCGTGATTTCAAACACCTCAAGTACTTCAACTTCGAGGAAACCGAATTTGACGGTTACAAACTGATCATCAGCCGCACCGGCTATACCGGAGAACTGGGTTACGAATTCTACCTGCCTTCCGACAAAGCCCTCTCTCTCTGGGAGAAACTGGTTGCGGACGAAAGGGTTGATCCCATCGGTCTCGGTGCCCGCGACACCCTGCGCCTTGAGTGCGGCTACCCGCTTTACGGCCAGGATCTCGATACCGAGCACAATCCCCGCGAAGGCGGATACGGCTTCCTGCTTCCCGCAGATGCTTACACCGATGTTAAAGAACTGCTTATCCCCCTGACCATCGAAGGCCGCCGTGCTGCCCGTCATGGTGATAAAGTTGAAATTGACGGTAAGGAAGTAGGTGTGGTCACCAGTGGATCATTCTCTCCCACCCTTGGTTATTCCATCGCACTTGCTTACGTTGCCGCTGATGCAGCCGAGGCGGATGCCTTTACCATTAATAATGGTAAAAAAGGACTTGAAGCCAAGAAAGGCGAGCTTCCTTTCTATAAAGAAGGTACCGCTCGTAAGAAACTGGATTAG
- a CDS encoding DUF6485 family protein yields MSLDGCTNIESNKVDCPCTYSGCPRAGACCECIKYHRAKDQLPACYFTPEQEKTYNRSIDYFIECRTK; encoded by the coding sequence ATGAGTTTAGATGGCTGCACCAATATTGAGAGCAACAAAGTTGATTGTCCCTGTACTTACAGCGGATGCCCCCGGGCCGGCGCATGCTGCGAATGCATTAAGTATCATCGGGCTAAAGATCAGCTTCCTGCCTGCTACTTTACACCGGAGCAGGAAAAAACGTATAATCGGAGCATTGATTATTTCATCGAGTGCAGGACCAAATAG